A genomic window from Ignavibacteria bacterium includes:
- the lolA gene encoding outer membrane lipoprotein chaperone LolA, whose amino-acid sequence MTKFIITKLLILAVFLVNSPLFAQDDITAQEVIQNVQNAYKDITDAKASFSQTIKFNKSKAQSSSGTLYIKKENKYRIETGSQTIVTDGSTSWSYTPSKKQVVIDYYKETGNTFSPNKYLFQYPENFYSDLTGTEKLNGKDVYVLSLKPRESGYVKSAKLWVGKDDWIIKKIYIVTDESSSTYSIKNIQTNIGVANSKFTFSPPEGTEVIDMR is encoded by the coding sequence ATGACAAAGTTTATTATCACAAAATTGTTAATTTTAGCGGTTTTTCTTGTAAATTCACCGTTATTCGCGCAGGATGATATCACTGCGCAGGAAGTAATTCAAAACGTGCAGAATGCTTACAAAGATATAACAGATGCCAAGGCATCGTTTTCGCAAACAATTAAGTTCAATAAATCAAAGGCGCAGTCATCTTCAGGCACTCTTTACATCAAAAAAGAGAACAAGTACAGGATAGAGACCGGCTCGCAGACAATTGTGACAGATGGCAGCACATCATGGTCTTACACTCCCAGCAAAAAACAGGTTGTAATTGATTATTACAAAGAGACCGGTAATACATTTTCACCAAATAAATATTTGTTCCAGTATCCTGAAAATTTTTACAGCGATCTTACAGGCACAGAAAAGCTGAACGGAAAAGATGTATATGTGCTTTCACTGAAGCCAAGGGAAAGCGGTTATGTAAAATCAGCTAAGCTTTGGGTTGGTAAAGATGACTGGATCATAAAAAAGATCTATATTGTAACAGATGAATCTTCATCAACATATTCAATAAAAAATATTCAAACTAATATTGGTGTAGCTAATTCTAAATTTACTTTCAGTCCCCCTGAAGGAACTGAAGTAATTGATATGAGATAA